attttaaggAACAACGACgtagtttttatattaaaatagcaCAACGTACAAATTCAAGAGGTGAACATAcacaatttaaatgttttcatgTCTCGGGTGTACTAAGGTTAGCAGATtttttgaggaaaaaaaatagtccagGTAACTTTTACGTTCAAACACTAATGGTcacattaactttttttttttttttttttttttaactataaaaaaatttattatcgatttATAGACCAATCATCGTCagtagcagcagcaacaaGTAATGACATAATCTTCACTGGTATTGCTAAAGTTATTCATAAACGTATTACAGAATTGTCATTGTACGAAGCTAATAAACAGGAATACATAACTCGTCATCTAGTGGACGGACGTATTGTATTTAGTGATCATAGGATAGCGTTGGTGGCTGGTTATATGTCTGAAGAAGTGTCTGGTGTTAATGCTTTTCGATTTATGCACAAGGATGATGTTATGTGGGCAATAACTGCATTAAGACaaagtttgttatttattataatttttatttatatataaatgataatgataatgataatgatgataataataataataataattattattattatagtgtATGATCGTCGGGAAGGTTTTGGCACCTCATGTTATCGTCTATTGTCGAAAAGTGGTAAATTTATCTATCTACGTACTCATGGTTGGCTTGAATTCGACAGTAAAACCGGAACCTTTGAGTCATTCATCTGCGTAAATACTCTAGTAGAAAAAGATGAAggcgaaaatttaattaaagaattacGTAATCGGTTTTCAGCAACTGTAACACAAATAACTGCAACAACATCCACTGTATCGCCTTTATCTacatcttcttcttctttttcacTTTCAACGAGTTTAACATCTGGTGTAGCTGCGGCTACgtcaacaacaataacaacaacagcagcagcagcagctgcatcatcatcatcattatcgtcatcatcatcatcatcatcatcagtgacagcaacagcaacatcAATAGCAACAGTAACAGCAATAATAACTGCAACAGAACCATCACTATCAGTATCAACCTCGACATTATCTACATCTACATCCGTTggtactattaaaaaattaaaaaaccctTTAGTATCATCTCAGCCTGAACAAAATGTTGAGGATCCAACACAACTTGAGGATgctatttatcaattaataagtaCATTAAAATCACCATCAACAGCACCCAGTTTATCACCCTCAACATCTGATATCGAGTGTAATCTTGACATTACTGATACTACAACCTcttcatcgtcatcatcatcattatcattatcatcgttgacaacagcaacaacaacaacaacaacaacaacaacaacaacaacaacaacaacaacaacaacaacaacaataacaacaacaacaacaacaacaacaacatcatcATCGAAAACAGTGatagaaaattcatttaaattatcatctcCAAAGGCAATtactacaataaataataaatttaacgataaatcgagacaaaaaaataaacgtatTAAAACAGAATTAtcatattcatttaattcatcACTCAGCCTATTAAATCATAATGTCAATGATGATCATCAGCAACCAATCActtgttacaatttaaataaaaaaaaaataattaataacaaaaaaaaaataaatgataataatattattataacaaaaaataataaatcagataaaatattaaatttgaatagtaaaaatttgatatttagtgataaaattgatgaagataataatgattgtgattatgataattatcatcatcatcatttaaaGCAATCgaaccatatatttttaacatataataatgatgataataatagtgtaaataatagtgaaaaaaaaaatatggggtATGATagtaaaatagaattaaatgGTATTGGTGTTAAACGTCCTGGTGAAATATATAAACGTAAAGATAAAAGGcgacatatttataataaatcgaCCGCCGaagaattaaatgaattagttgttgttaaaaataacgaaattattgttgataaatttaaaattcaagcaAAAATAGATAAGAATGATGTGATGGTAGTAGAGAATAATGTTgatgaaaaaagtaatataataatagataataataaaaaaataaatagtgaaTTACAAGATACATTATTCAAATTAGATAAttgtattaattgaaaaactaagaaatttaattaaattaaatgtatttataataacagaaaaaaaaaatattgtagaaCGATTAAAGATTATAGACATCTAAAAACAGAATgtctaaaaaaatcaaactctTATTTCCACGTGATACAAAacgatattattaataatttgaaagatGATGATAAATCGTTAAGGATTTAAAGTTGatactaataataactttacCATTTAAACTATTTCGTTAAGTAAAatgctattaaaattatttaaaaagtgatgatatatattaatttttatgttttaattagtcaattcattaaatatatggTTGATTGAATGAGTAGTATGAGAATGCccgagcaaaaaaaaaattatttttattgagacataataattaaacaaatattatttatcgtgatgtttggaatttttttccaaagggTCTCAAAGTaaggtaaattaaattttttatttttcaattatcgttattattattattgattgattgatttttttttatttttttttcattttatcctattttatttagtgagacaaaatgaaattattcatGATTTAACGACCACATTGTTTCGAgtcgttaataataatagtaataataataataatataatgatggtgattgaattattattgttaatattaaattaaagtgaaaaaaaatggaaattcaTTGatgcatttttatatttaactattatttttttttttttttttttttttaaagatgatTAATgagttaaagataaaaatgaattgtgCAATTGAGGTGAGGATGATCTTTGTTTTGAGAATGAGACTGATAAGTAGACGAATGATCTGAGGttaatgaaatgaataatcgaaatttaaaagaaatttttaattttataattattgacgacaaagtaattaattattaactattaattagtaaaatttataagtaatgattaaaatctaataaagaataagaaattttaataattaaatcattccTCGaagtgttaaaataaattttttacaaatatttaaaaatatatgcataAGACGAGTAGTCTCATTCCTTAAAAAGAAGAAGATAAATAGAAAAGAAAGAAACAAAAAgctatctttttttttttttacaaacacaAGGAATAGATAAAGTCTATATAAGTAacataaaaagaaaatcacaattattattaataactctGGATGGTTAATTACACTACTTATGTCGCAATTTAATTGCCTTTGagaggaataataataataaataaaataattaatgaaaggtaatttaaatataccaATCGTACATTACTAggcaatttatattatataaaactaaggtatataaacaaataaaaattaactaaataaataaattgaataaataaacaagtaaaaaaaaataaataaataatattaataataataataataataataataataataataataataataattcgaaCTGTTGCCATTGTGAATATTGGCTAATCGTAAGACTgcaatgttaattttactgtatacatattatataaataatattattacatacgtcattattattacttttatcgTCTATTgctaaaattataagtaattatctATGAATATGTTTCATTGTTAGAAAAAAGTTAcgtaaatttgaatgaaaagaaattttaaaaattagataaataaaatttttttgtttactaaattttcGTTATACTTAtctaagaaattaattaaaattgtaaaaaggaaaaaaaatttatacatgacgttttttcatttttaactagtaattaaaattaaatgatataaaaacaaaaaataaacagaacaaaataaattgtagCCATACACTGAGAACTCTCACTtatatgtgtaaaaaaaaataataataataataataataaaataaatacccatttattgtaattattattttatcaatgtaTAACccaattatatttagtaaagtgTATAATAGAATAAACTAATAATGCTATGcaaccagaaaaaaaataacaaatctTAGTTCATaactaacaaaatttttttttttgtggtttATAAAACATAATCTTTTACGATTATATCAGTTGAATATTTAGCGTTACaaaaagagaaataaattatttgtgcAATTGATTTAtgatttcttataaattcagATTAGAAACCTCAATGATTTGGTGTgaaatactatatatatatatatatatatatataacgattaatatttttacgagACTGATgtttttccacttttttttttcttcgataAAGAACTGCTCAAAAGAAAGTTGCTTGGAGTATTCTTGATAcggtagttttaaaaataaatatatattatatacatataatatatgtatacatataaggTGTGCGAATAATTGGAACCCAAAAATTGATCGAAAAATCCAAATTAGATTGATGTTACGTTTAGAAAAGTCCTGCGTATTTTTCTTTGACGTAAGATAATTtgaatctaataattaaaaatttttaaatattaacaattttcttaAGGATTCCAAAACTCACAAATGACATTTAATACTCAATTTTCAAAcctataatattaaatatacaaattagggtgacccaaaaaaaaccgactatttttttttttcgagtctcttatgaaaatttgttggtttacgatgttttaagaagcctttccaaaaatcagcttaataaaaaattttcaagaggccgctcacgaattttgaaaatatcaaaaatgatcgaaatttgaattttcttgtagcagtaatagtttatatttgtgaaatcatgactacgctggAAAtataagcccaaaatttaactatttaaacctcgctcaagaatttttaatgtttccgagtgctgtcttttgaacgtttttgAGCAACCcttgaatattgataataaagtttctcgattttttcaccatcaatttgcatcacaatCAATGGAAATATAACccaagaaatagaaataataagttatttacatactttttttattttttaattcaattttttggtttttttgcttattcaaaacttagcaaattttattgtttaagactgtcctgcatatttttggttatgcaaaagttaaattatagtgaaatgacaataattgagttataaaaaaatacaaaaaccaattcaaagtattagttacAGATTATCAggtaataatcaaaattcttgagcgccgtttaaatatttaaattttgggctgaaattttcagcatagtcatgattttacaagtataaactattgctgccacgagaaagaaaaaatttagaagtaaaaaaattcgaatgtcaatcatttttgatattttcataattcgtgagcgaccttttgaaaattttttatcgagctgatttttggaaaggcttcttaaaacatcgtaagccaacaaattttcataagagactcgaaaaaaaaaatagtcagtttttttgggtcaccctaatatatatatatatatatacaaaatattatgtgTAAAGAAAAATGTACCAAAGCCTATTGGTTAacaacatttatattaatattaattattagtttaaaaatatatatgacaattttatcatattgtaaatatgttactatatttatactttaattgtaatacaagtaattctttattattattttcacacaacaattggtaatttttttttcttctctccATTTAACAGTAATTATGTAAAagttaatgttaaaaattattcatatagatattctatagaattttcgtaaaataaataatgaaattaataataataatatgttaaaTATAGTTATTTGTAGTTAGTTAAATTTCTTTGTCCTCGACAAATTGCGAGTTATAGATTATAGTaaacaatacattttttttatcattatctatattatacgataaataatatattattataattaatttttgattatctgaaatgattaattatattacaataaatataactacattgtattattgttattattaattttaaattaaattattatttattttatttgtaaacacATCTACAtcacttgttttattttttattaataagacaattttatttacaaggaTTTTGTTGTACAATATTCGgcagataaattaaaatgtatttatttttgtttttgttattttcaaattgcgccgtgtaaaaaaaaaggatctaataagaatatatatatatatatatatatatatatatatatatatatatatatatatatatatatatatatttattcaatttattttaattaactaaaagaacaaattttttttactcaatataTATGTCCTCTATGGGAAAAGCAGTCTCAATGAATTTAGTATAGAATCGATGGAAAGCtcgtctaaaaaaaattaatatacatgataaaatagaataatttataattattaataaactatgAATTAATGAGTGaatcaagtaaattatttacccaACAGCCTCAGCAACAGGTCTTGTTGATTCTTGTCCAATAAATACATGACATGCAAACCTTTGTAGTGTAGGGTGTTTAGTAATAAACCCAAGATATCTATGATCTCGTGGATGAAATGCACAAAAAGATACATTtttaagtgaataaaaatagtcATGACATGGCCCTCGATTTTTTCgttgctaaataataaaatataattaaattaaagtaataaatatatatatatatatatatatatatatatacatttatatatatatttatttattgataatactATATAATATCGACGTAGATAAGTGTACAGAAATAGGTGGGATAGAATAAGGAATAAGCGTGCGGCACAATAACGTGTCACACGATAGGCTATTCTGAACATAAGTTTTTCTGTATCTTTAGACACTACGATATAATAATTACCCTTGGTTTACTACTTCGATCAACCATACGAAGTCCCTGATCAGATATTTCTAATATACAACTTTGTGATTCTGGTAAATCACTAGCTGTATTGCCAACAATTCTTCTGACTGCTTGACAAACAACACCTGTTCCTTTGTGAGCCAAAGTTTCAACGGATCCTAAATAACCCAACAAATAACGTTCTCGCTTAACTTTTGGTGCAGTAGGATCAAAATCACTGTAGTCCATATCTACAGCATAAGCAGACGGAAATATTCCTTGACGTCCTGTCCGTAAATTTACACcttcagaaaattattattattattattattattattattattattgttttgttttgttttgtttctgttgttgtttataaaaaaaaactaattacctTCACACCATAAATCATCAGCTTCTTTTTGCACATAAATTGGATCACCAATTTCTAAATCTATTTCGTCATGATGTCGtggtataaatttatgaagacCGCGATGTGTTGCTTCTAGTAATTCTAATTGTGTGAATGGAATTCCTCCACTtcctaattataaattttgtaaataaattaagtaatgagaaaaaaaaaataaataaataaaaagtaaaaataatttatatttcaaataatgtaTACCTGGAGTGCTACTGGGTGATGCAGAATcagtattttgtaaattattactagATGGAATAGGTGATACACTTTTAGGTCCATTATCAGGTGAATGAGCAGTACTATGTCCACTGTCAGTGGTCATTCTTTCACTGTCAGGCGATGTATCTTCGTTAAGTAGTCGTGAATGACATTTTCTAAGAACTAAATGCGGTCTTCCGGCTCCAATAACTCCTGACACACCTGCCAATTCGTCAGCTAACGAAGGGGATGTGTGTAGAGGCACATAATTACCTGTCattgctaaatttttttttaacatttctaCATAATTGTTTGCttgtttgattattattatcaatatttatattcataagaAACTTAAAATGTCGTTTTCTTTTGTGtcaatattgttttatatatattttaataggtatatatataaaagttattaaaactagattaagttaattttataactaactaaataatagtaatttaaataaaaatgatattattattattcttacatttgttgttgttgttgttgttgttgttattattattattataattattttttggtatttcGGGTAAACGTCTGCGTCGTCGTTCATTAGCACTACTAGCAGGTCGATTGCCCGCGTGTTCAGGAGTAGGGCAACATGATGATCCAGTCGTGAGACTTGAGCACGAACCACCAACCGAATCACTGACTATTGCACTGTCGTATTGTCCAATAATGTTGATTACTGCACCTCGAGATCCTCCATCTCTATCTCCAGGCTGATATCGAATCCTGCTGCTCAGTCCACCGAACAAGCTAATGTCATCCAAGGTACAGGGACAGTCTAGTCAGCTAATACTACTCTACGctaatattattcataatatatGCATTTACAACTCTaacaataactattattattattattattattgctaaaattaaaattttttaacttgccTCTatgtaaattgaaaattaaagaaaaaaactaaagtcATTGGTTTCggtttaattttcaatagatttAGACATTTTAAAGTCTATGGAATCAttcttcatcatcattttCAAGTAGACGTCtacgtaaattaattttttttgtaccatAATCTTTtgaaatgattattaaatgcAATTATGGAAGCTCAAATTAAAAAGATTCAATTAGATTTTCAAGTCGATTATCGACTAAGTAGTTTTTATAAGTTCATTTTAGAGGTTTatctttcaaatttgaaattttaatatttaaattttttattagatttacGTTTTATCAAGAGTCctttaaattgttataaaatatagtcaataatcaatcgattagtttaaaaaattaatttttttgatcaaataaaaaaataatcgttttttaagattaaaatgtaaaaaaaatgaataatcgagctttttcaatcagaaaatagcGGCAAGTTTTTGAATTGGCTGGCATCAagattaaaactatttttcaaactttttttcttataaggtaaaacttaaatttgtatatacatgtatatacaaacacatggagtgatcgagtactagttcTCTGATCGGATActgggtcttttaccttatataaatgaaaatgataaaagatatatatatatattatgatttttgaACTATATGTTATTTATGATCCATATAAACCTAGGGTTTCAGGACgaaaactttattaataaataatttaaaaataaatttatataatatacaattaaatcGGTACCTAAAATCACTGTCAGCGATTATTGAAGAATTGTGATCAAGGTCTTCACTATCATCACCGGATGTGTGACCACTTTGAATATTATgctgattaataataatttgggCATCTTCTTCATCATCTGAATCATCAGGTTCTGGTGGTGTAATACGTGGACAAGAGAGATGCCCATTATCACTGGCTTGTGATGATGTTGGTGAATCGTCGACCAATACATCATGAACAAgacttgataaaataaaatttatttatttttcttttattttattttataccattgaaaaaataactaagTAGCAAATAAACTAACATAAATATTAGAcgtacataaaatatatattatatacataaatatgaaagaatataaataatacatgagtatcaattaaaaaaatttagtttaaataaaataacatcaactaataaaacaaaataattctataattttattttttattgcactttttacactatatatatatatatatatatatatatatatatatatatatatatatatatatatttatatgagaCTTTGCTccctattatattatattagtGATTACTAGACACTAGTATCGACGCATGCTAACCACCAAGAGGGGTTGAGGTCAGGCTACGAACTACCCATTGCAGTTTACAAgccatatattattaaaattaaaatttatagtttttcataatttttctttttattttatcttactgaaataaaattccatcaattttaatgatttaaataacaataaaagaaatttttttttaatacttaaatgaCATGTATTAATaacgttttaatttatttgaatgttaaagaaaaaatatataagtaaataatgtcaaaactataaataatattacacagtaaaaactttaattatacagatatataaGTTTAAATAAGTAACTAAGACATGATGAAACTATATAGTatgcaataattttatgaaatatatatatttatgtgtataaTAAGTACctaattgtataaataataagcttACGTGTAATTTGAAATAGGCGCTTTTAAATGTTGAGGTAAACGTTCAAAGTAATGGCGAAATTCTTCAAATTCACTATCAGCCATTGTCAATTAGACGGCACGAATCCTGGAGGCCCCGTCTACGGGGGATACACACACCTCCGCCGTCGTGATAGTCGACGTCGACGTCGACGTTAAGCCTAACAAAGAGGGGCGAGGGTAAGGGCACTATCGTCGTCAGTCTATTGATTCCAATTGTAGTCAGACGCAAGCGCCAACACCAACCCCTCCATCACactgtatatgtataaatatatatatatatatatatatatgtttgtttTAATATGTAATAGGGAAGAATAAGAGaacgaaaaaaacattttttaaataaaataaaataaaaaaaaatagagacaGATAGAGAATAGAAAGGAGATAAGACTTTGTTGGATGCTCAACGTCATCCCTTATCAACtttaagaatatataaaatataaattacattttatcatTTGCACCGGCATAATGTATTACTCTTGTTCTCTTTCATCTTATTgactttattttatgattatacaTACTTACGTACATTTAGTTAAATcaaatatacttatatattatttttaataaatcaagataaataaattaacaattataattccTAATTTAGTTCATTAATGTATAagtttgttttataataattcttctatatatattaaatttagttttgataaatatttaaactaaaaaataataagattgtaagaaaatgaaaaaaaaaaaaaaaataacagaattAATTCTGAgaccctttaaaaaaaaagtgattttttattgtttactgATATTAAATA
This genomic window from Microplitis demolitor isolate Queensland-Clemson2020A chromosome 6, iyMicDemo2.1a, whole genome shotgun sequence contains:
- the LOC103574334 gene encoding serine-rich adhesin for platelets isoform X8 is translated as MMAALVPNIASSSKRHDKISILRLAAAYLRSNFTIGPGIRGFIPPEFNDIDLEENFIDGFDGTGSFLLVVTITGNIVYISPRVEGPLGYSPVEMMGKSIYTYVHPEDHAELSKALTPDEYIQPIKKITYYNEDYSTNEEATTTTTVMTIPTTTTTTTTINNNNNNNNSNFKEQRRSFYIKIAQRTNSRGEHTQFKCFHVSGVLRLADFLRKKNSPDQSSSVAAATSNDIIFTGIAKVIHKRITELSLYEANKQEYITRHLVDGRIVFSDHRIALVAGYMSEEVSGVNAFRFMHKDDVMWAITALRQMYDRREGFGTSCYRLLSKSGKFIYLRTHGWLEFDSKTGTFESFICVNTLVEKDEGENLIKELRNRFSATVTQITATTSTVSPLSTSSSSFSLSTSLTSGVAAATSTTITTTAAAAAASSSSLSSSSSSSSSVTATATSIATVTAIITATEPSLSVSTSTLSTSTSVGTIKKLKNPLVSSQPEQNVEDPTQLEDAIYQLISTLKSPSTAPSLSPSTSDIECNLDITDTTTSSSSSSSLSLSSLTTATTTTTTTTTTTTTTTTTTTTITTTTTTTTTSSSKTVIENSFKLSSPKAITTINNKFNDKSRQKNKRIKTELSYSFNSSLSLLNHNVNDDHQQPITCYNLNKKKIINNKKKINDNNIIITKNNKSDKILNLNSKNLIFSDKIDEDNNDCDYDNYHHHHLKQSNHIFLTYNNDDNNSVNNSEKKNMGYDSKIELNGIGVKRPGEIYKRKDKRRHIYNKSTAEELNELVVVKNNEIIVDKFKIQAKIDKNDVMVVENNVDEKSNIIIDNNKKINSELQDTLFKLDNCIN
- the LOC103574334 gene encoding serine-rich adhesin for platelets isoform X2 produces the protein MWRQDHLYQVNVPQDELSLQLIDNKDPLQLTTIQSNTDHLMLQQQQQPVKLAMMPSNNLFVSQTMTMGYHHRNAARERTPSSSSSRASRNLAEKQRRDNLNTNIAMMAALVPNIASSSKRHDKISILRLAAAYLRSNFTIGPGIRGFIPPEFNDIDLEENFIDGFDGTGSFLLVVTITGNIVYISPRVEGPLGYSPVEMMGKSIYTYVHPEDHAELSKALTPDEYIQPIKKITYYNEDYSTNEEATTTTTVMTIPTTTTTTTTINNNNNNNNSNFKEQRRSFYIKIAQRTNSRGEHTQFKCFHVSGVLRLADFLRKKNSPDQSSSVAAATSNDIIFTGIAKVIHKRITELSLYEANKQEYITRHLVDGRIVFSDHRIALVAGYMSEEVSGVNAFRFMHKDDVMWAITALRQMYDRREGFGTSCYRLLSKSGKFIYLRTHGWLEFDSKTGTFESFICVNTLVEKDEGENLIKELRNRFSATVTQITATTSTVSPLSTSSSSFSLSTSLTSGVAAATSTTITTTAAAAAASSSSLSSSSSSSSSVTATATSIATVTAIITATEPSLSVSTSTLSTSTSVGTIKKLKNPLVSSQPEQNVEDPTQLEDAIYQLISTLKSPSTAPSLSPSTSDIECNLDITDTTTSSSSSSSLSLSSLTTATTTTTTTTTTTTTTTTTTTTITTTTTTTTTSSSKTVIENSFKLSSPKAITTINNKFNDKSRQKNKRIKTELSYSFNSSLSLLNHNVNDDHQQPITCYNLNKKKIINNKKKINDNNIIITKNNKSDKILNLNSKNLIFSDKIDEDNNDCDYDNYHHHHLKQSNHIFLTYNNDDNNSVNNSEKKNMGYDSKIELNGIGVKRPGEIYKRKDKRRHIYNKSTAEELNELVVVKNNEIIVDKFKIQAKIDKNDVMVVENNVDEKSNIIIDNNKKINSELQDTLFKLDNCIN
- the LOC103574334 gene encoding serine-rich adhesin for platelets isoform X7, coding for MPQGNERRVQGLFQGRHVITSRASRNLAEKQRRDNLNTNIAMMAALVPNIASSSKRHDKISILRLAAAYLRSNFTIGPGIRGFIPPEFNDIDLEENFIDGFDGTGSFLLVVTITGNIVYISPRVEGPLGYSPVEMMGKSIYTYVHPEDHAELSKALTPDEYIQPIKKITYYNEDYSTNEEATTTTTVMTIPTTTTTTTTINNNNNNNNSNFKEQRRSFYIKIAQRTNSRGEHTQFKCFHVSGVLRLADFLRKKNSPDQSSSVAAATSNDIIFTGIAKVIHKRITELSLYEANKQEYITRHLVDGRIVFSDHRIALVAGYMSEEVSGVNAFRFMHKDDVMWAITALRQMYDRREGFGTSCYRLLSKSGKFIYLRTHGWLEFDSKTGTFESFICVNTLVEKDEGENLIKELRNRFSATVTQITATTSTVSPLSTSSSSFSLSTSLTSGVAAATSTTITTTAAAAAASSSSLSSSSSSSSSVTATATSIATVTAIITATEPSLSVSTSTLSTSTSVGTIKKLKNPLVSSQPEQNVEDPTQLEDAIYQLISTLKSPSTAPSLSPSTSDIECNLDITDTTTSSSSSSSLSLSSLTTATTTTTTTTTTTTTTTTTTTTITTTTTTTTTSSSKTVIENSFKLSSPKAITTINNKFNDKSRQKNKRIKTELSYSFNSSLSLLNHNVNDDHQQPITCYNLNKKKIINNKKKINDNNIIITKNNKSDKILNLNSKNLIFSDKIDEDNNDCDYDNYHHHHLKQSNHIFLTYNNDDNNSVNNSEKKNMGYDSKIELNGIGVKRPGEIYKRKDKRRHIYNKSTAEELNELVVVKNNEIIVDKFKIQAKIDKNDVMVVENNVDEKSNIIIDNNKKINSELQDTLFKLDNCIN
- the LOC103574334 gene encoding serine-rich adhesin for platelets isoform X6, which translates into the protein MPQGNERRVQGLFQGRHVITSSRASRNLAEKQRRDNLNTNIAMMAALVPNIASSSKRHDKISILRLAAAYLRSNFTIGPGIRGFIPPEFNDIDLEENFIDGFDGTGSFLLVVTITGNIVYISPRVEGPLGYSPVEMMGKSIYTYVHPEDHAELSKALTPDEYIQPIKKITYYNEDYSTNEEATTTTTVMTIPTTTTTTTTINNNNNNNNSNFKEQRRSFYIKIAQRTNSRGEHTQFKCFHVSGVLRLADFLRKKNSPDQSSSVAAATSNDIIFTGIAKVIHKRITELSLYEANKQEYITRHLVDGRIVFSDHRIALVAGYMSEEVSGVNAFRFMHKDDVMWAITALRQMYDRREGFGTSCYRLLSKSGKFIYLRTHGWLEFDSKTGTFESFICVNTLVEKDEGENLIKELRNRFSATVTQITATTSTVSPLSTSSSSFSLSTSLTSGVAAATSTTITTTAAAAAASSSSLSSSSSSSSSVTATATSIATVTAIITATEPSLSVSTSTLSTSTSVGTIKKLKNPLVSSQPEQNVEDPTQLEDAIYQLISTLKSPSTAPSLSPSTSDIECNLDITDTTTSSSSSSSLSLSSLTTATTTTTTTTTTTTTTTTTTTTITTTTTTTTTSSSKTVIENSFKLSSPKAITTINNKFNDKSRQKNKRIKTELSYSFNSSLSLLNHNVNDDHQQPITCYNLNKKKIINNKKKINDNNIIITKNNKSDKILNLNSKNLIFSDKIDEDNNDCDYDNYHHHHLKQSNHIFLTYNNDDNNSVNNSEKKNMGYDSKIELNGIGVKRPGEIYKRKDKRRHIYNKSTAEELNELVVVKNNEIIVDKFKIQAKIDKNDVMVVENNVDEKSNIIIDNNKKINSELQDTLFKLDNCIN